In one Kitasatospora cineracea genomic region, the following are encoded:
- a CDS encoding IS110 family transposase → MGERSARAWAGVDAGKGHHWAAVVDEAGTTLWSKKIVNDETAILTALGEILELAEQVHWAVDISGTASALLLALLAAHGQQAVYVPGRTVNRMAGAYRGEAKTDARDAYVIAETSRQRRDFAAIEVPAQLAADLALLTAHRSDLVADRVRMINRLRDVLTGIFPALERAFDYSAHKGALVLLTGYQTPAALRRRGRARLTAWLANRSVRGADAVAATALEAAEAQRTVLPGEDVAAAIVADLAAQILALDDRLKRIDKQIRDTFRAHPQAEIIESLPGIGPILGAELVVAAGDLAAYADAGHLASAAGLVPVPRDSGRRTGNMHRPKRYSRRLRRVFYMSAQTSIMRDGPNRDFYLKKRAEGCKHVQAIIALARRRVSVLWALLRNNRIFTPVLNAQAA, encoded by the coding sequence GTGGGAGAGCGAAGTGCCCGTGCTTGGGCGGGTGTTGACGCCGGCAAGGGCCATCACTGGGCGGCCGTGGTCGACGAGGCCGGCACAACGCTGTGGTCGAAGAAGATCGTCAACGACGAGACGGCGATCCTGACCGCGCTCGGCGAAATCCTGGAGCTGGCCGAGCAGGTCCACTGGGCGGTGGACATCTCCGGCACCGCCTCGGCACTGCTGCTGGCCCTGCTCGCCGCCCACGGCCAGCAGGCCGTCTACGTGCCCGGACGCACCGTCAACCGCATGGCCGGCGCCTACCGGGGCGAGGCGAAGACCGACGCCCGCGACGCCTACGTCATCGCCGAAACCTCCCGTCAGCGAAGGGACTTCGCTGCGATCGAGGTGCCCGCCCAGCTCGCGGCGGACCTCGCACTGCTGACTGCGCACCGATCGGACCTGGTCGCCGACCGCGTGCGGATGATCAACCGGCTCCGCGACGTGCTCACCGGCATCTTCCCCGCCCTGGAACGGGCCTTCGACTACTCCGCGCACAAGGGCGCCCTGGTCCTGCTGACCGGCTACCAGACCCCGGCCGCCCTGCGCCGCCGGGGCCGGGCCCGGCTGACGGCCTGGCTCGCCAACCGGAGCGTGCGCGGCGCCGACGCGGTCGCCGCGACCGCGCTGGAGGCCGCCGAGGCCCAGCGCACCGTGCTGCCCGGCGAGGACGTCGCCGCCGCGATCGTCGCCGACCTCGCCGCACAGATCCTGGCCCTGGACGACCGGTTGAAGCGGATCGACAAGCAGATCCGCGACACCTTCCGTGCCCACCCGCAGGCCGAGATCATCGAGTCCCTGCCCGGCATCGGGCCGATACTCGGCGCCGAGCTCGTCGTCGCCGCCGGGGACCTGGCCGCCTACGCGGACGCCGGCCACCTCGCCTCGGCGGCCGGGCTGGTGCCCGTCCCCCGCGATTCCGGTCGCCGCACCGGCAACATGCACCGGCCGAAACGCTACAGTCGCCGCCTGCGACGGGTGTTCTACATGTCCGCGCAGACCAGCATCATGCGGGACGGGCCGAACCGGGACTTCTACCTCAAGAAGCGCGCCGAGGGCTGCAAGCACGTCCAGGCGATCATCGCCCTCGCCCGCCGCCGGGTCAGCGTCCTGTGGGCGCTCCTGCGCAACAATCGGATCTTCACCCCCGTTCTGAACGCGCAGGCAGCTTGA
- a CDS encoding discoidin domain-containing protein, whose protein sequence is MLAPRPHLRWRAPLCALLAVTALLASLLLALAPAPTAHAAGALLSQGRPATASSTENAGTPASAAVDGDAGTRWSSAAADPQWLQVDLGSSQPVGQVVLRWEAAYAKAYRIQTSDDGTNWTSVYSTSTGTGGTETLNVTGTGRYVRVYGTQRATQYGYSLWEFQVYGAAPSSCGTSNAAQGRPATASSAENAGTPASAAVDGDAGTRWSSAFGDPQWLQVDLGSSRTVCRVRLQWETAAAKAYQIQTSNDGTNWTSVYSTSTGTGGTETLDVTGTGRYVRVYGTARTTAYGYSLWEFQVFTTTDGSNSPSPSPSSSSSTPPADPFWGDTGSIPAAKNVLTVKVLNRTNGAYPDSQVYWSFNGQVHSIAEQPYLDMPANSSGRMYFYLGSPTSRYADFIEFTVGPDVFNGNTTRVDAWALPLAMRLHAADGYDVQVGDARSVFDESRAQLFQDFADAVPQEFKVLAQTEAPYRIIAPGSDPSFRTGGVNANYFTAYASSVGVNESTSNIFGCAGTMAADPGMCSALNRHVATLPQSQWSDPTKYYAAGPANYYAEFWHDRAIDGLAYGFPYDDYAGQSSYVSHANPQWLEVAVGY, encoded by the coding sequence ATGCTCGCACCACGCCCCCATCTCCGCTGGAGGGCGCCGCTGTGCGCCCTGCTCGCCGTCACCGCCCTGCTGGCGAGCCTGCTGCTCGCCCTGGCCCCGGCACCGACCGCCCACGCCGCCGGGGCGCTGCTCTCGCAGGGCCGGCCCGCCACCGCCTCGTCCACCGAGAACGCCGGCACGCCCGCCTCGGCCGCCGTCGACGGCGACGCCGGCACCCGCTGGTCCTCCGCCGCCGCCGACCCGCAGTGGCTCCAGGTCGACCTCGGCTCCAGCCAACCGGTCGGTCAGGTCGTCCTGCGGTGGGAGGCCGCGTACGCGAAGGCGTACCGGATCCAGACCTCGGACGACGGCACCAACTGGACGAGTGTCTACTCCACCAGCACCGGCACCGGCGGCACCGAGACCCTGAACGTCACCGGCACCGGCCGCTACGTGCGGGTGTACGGCACCCAGCGCGCCACCCAGTACGGCTACTCACTCTGGGAGTTCCAGGTCTACGGCGCCGCACCGAGCAGCTGCGGGACGTCGAACGCCGCGCAGGGACGCCCGGCCACCGCCTCGTCCGCCGAGAACGCCGGGACGCCCGCCTCGGCCGCCGTCGACGGCGACGCCGGCACCCGCTGGTCCAGCGCGTTCGGCGACCCGCAGTGGCTGCAGGTCGACCTCGGCTCCAGCCGGACCGTCTGCCGGGTCCGGTTGCAGTGGGAGACCGCGGCCGCGAAGGCGTACCAGATCCAGACCTCGAACGACGGCACCAACTGGACGAGTGTCTACTCCACCAGCACCGGCACCGGCGGCACCGAGACGCTCGACGTCACCGGCACCGGCCGCTACGTGCGGGTGTACGGCACCGCCCGCACCACCGCGTACGGCTACTCGCTCTGGGAGTTCCAGGTCTTCACTACCACGGATGGCAGCAACTCCCCTTCCCCCAGCCCGAGTTCGAGCAGCAGCACGCCGCCCGCCGACCCGTTCTGGGGCGACACCGGCAGCATTCCGGCCGCGAAGAACGTGCTGACGGTGAAGGTGCTGAACCGCACCAACGGCGCCTACCCGGACAGCCAGGTGTACTGGAGCTTCAACGGCCAGGTGCACTCGATCGCCGAGCAGCCGTACCTCGACATGCCCGCCAACTCCTCCGGCCGGATGTACTTCTACCTCGGTTCGCCGACCAGCAGGTACGCCGACTTCATCGAGTTCACCGTCGGCCCGGACGTCTTCAACGGCAACACCACCCGGGTGGACGCCTGGGCGCTGCCGCTGGCGATGCGGCTGCACGCGGCCGACGGCTACGACGTACAGGTCGGTGACGCCCGGTCGGTGTTCGACGAGAGCCGGGCGCAGCTGTTCCAGGACTTCGCGGACGCCGTCCCCCAGGAGTTCAAGGTGCTGGCGCAGACCGAGGCCCCGTACCGGATCATCGCGCCGGGCAGCGACCCGAGCTTCCGGACCGGCGGCGTGAACGCGAACTACTTCACGGCGTACGCGAGTTCGGTCGGCGTCAACGAGTCCACCTCGAACATCTTCGGCTGCGCGGGCACCATGGCCGCCGACCCGGGCATGTGTTCGGCGCTGAACCGGCACGTCGCTACGCTGCCGCAGTCGCAGTGGTCCGACCCGACGAAGTACTACGCGGCGGGCCCGGCCAACTACTACGCCGAGTTCTGGCACGACCGCGCGATCGACGGCCTGGCGTACGGCTTCCCGTACGACGACTACGCCGGCCAGTCCTCGTACGTCTCGCACGCGAACCCGCAGTGGCTCGAGGTCGCCGTCGGCTACTGA
- a CDS encoding NPP1 family protein, whose amino-acid sequence MRKPSSPARALLGLAAATALVAALPTPAGASVLTRLPQNAPGLDQTFSPAYDYDKDGCYATAAIGADGTINPGLKLGGDVNGHCHDYAQLADSNTYSRTKCNNGWCALMYASYFEKDQATLGPAAIGHRHDWEHVLVWVHDDQVQYVSVSQHSGYQVAARSAIRFDGTHPKIVYHKDGVSTHDFRFANANDEPAENATGNWFYPRLVGWDGYPAGYRDKLLSADFGAATIKIGDGAFAYALAHAMPAGIPFDPNA is encoded by the coding sequence ATGCGCAAGCCGAGTTCCCCGGCCCGGGCCCTGCTCGGGCTGGCCGCCGCGACGGCGCTCGTCGCGGCCCTCCCGACCCCGGCCGGGGCGAGCGTGCTGACCCGGCTGCCGCAGAACGCCCCGGGGCTGGACCAGACCTTCTCCCCGGCGTACGACTACGACAAGGACGGCTGCTACGCCACCGCCGCGATCGGCGCCGACGGCACGATCAACCCGGGGCTCAAGCTCGGCGGCGACGTCAACGGCCACTGCCACGACTACGCCCAGCTCGCCGACTCCAACACCTACTCGCGCACCAAGTGCAACAACGGCTGGTGCGCCCTGATGTACGCCAGCTACTTCGAGAAGGACCAGGCCACCCTCGGCCCGGCCGCGATCGGGCACCGGCACGACTGGGAGCACGTGCTGGTGTGGGTGCACGACGACCAGGTGCAGTACGTGTCGGTCTCCCAGCACAGCGGCTACCAGGTCGCCGCCCGGTCGGCGATCCGCTTCGACGGCACCCACCCGAAGATCGTCTACCACAAGGACGGCGTCTCCACCCACGACTTCCGGTTCGCCAACGCCAACGACGAACCGGCCGAGAACGCCACCGGCAACTGGTTCTACCCGCGCCTGGTCGGCTGGGACGGCTACCCCGCCGGCTACCGCGACAAGCTGCTGTCGGCGGACTTCGGCGCCGCCACCATCAAGATCGGCGACGGCGCCTTCGCGTACGCGCTGGCGCACGCGATGCCCGCGGGCATCCCGTTCGACCCCAACGCCTGA
- a CDS encoding discoidin domain-containing protein: MNARSARPPGFAPAPRRTVSTLWTAALAVLALLTTLLVAGTPAAQAAPTLLSQGRPATASSAENAGTPASAAVDGDNGTRWSSAAADPQWLQVDLGAAATLSQVVLRWETAAAKSYQIQTSNDGANWTSVYSTSTGAGGTETLNVSGTGRYVRMYGTARTTQYGYSLWEFQVYGTAGTGGGGGAACGAQNAALDRPVTASSEQSAAFSAAAAVDGDGGTRWSSAAADPQWLQVDLGAVLPVCRVSLAWEAAYATAFQVQVSADGANWTSVYSTSTGAGGTETLNVSGTGRYVRMYGTARTTQYGYSLWEFQVYGTAGTGGGGGAACGAQNAALDRPVTASSEQSAAFSAAAAVDGDGGTRWSSAAADPQWLQVDLGAVLPVCRVSLAWEAAYATAFQVQVSADGANWTSVYSTATGTGGTQALDVTGTGRYVRMYGTARGTAYGYSLWEFQVFTGGGGSTPTPSPTPTSTGGNGSCGTVNAALGHPASGSSTEDANPAYDAFYATDGSTLTRWSSAVGDPQWIVVDLGGSLPVCQVVLQWENAYATGFRIELSDDNAKWTSVYSTTAGTGGTQKVDVTGTGRYLRLYTTARATGYGVSLWELAVRTVGDRTVTIPPPAPKPAPGSCPWLNQPNLPVATRVAQLMGAMTQEQKDKMLYGDGSDVYIGQIAGQPELCIPDLNLEDGPSGVGDGLGGVTQFPDGEVSAATFDPDYVHEFGVAVGQEFAGKGVHVSLGPTVNMVRDPRWGRAYETFGEDPYLSGQIASADVQGLQSQGVMAEVKHVAAYNVEQPSAPGNEIVDARTLQEIYLPAFQTAIEKGGAAALMCGYSMVNGEYSCQNPALENVAMYQQAGFQGFITSDWGGIHSTVPSANAGETVEMPFNGFFAAPLLQAVADGRVSQATFDTMVSRVLTQMFRFGLFDKAPSGSKTAIVATPAHRAVALRGAEEGTVLLKNNGLLPLDANAGRSIAVIGTQAGPGTLTSGGGSGNATSSGTYTPLYGLQQRTAGTGTTVAYDDGTDQAAAVALAKASNVAIVFAADDYGHETADTATLDLPGNQNALISAVAAANPNTVVVLSDNSAVMMPWLNQVAGVFEGFYQGQEFGEAIAALLFGDVNPSGHLPITFPAALSQVPANTPAQWPGTGGTVQYSEGLKIGYRWYDSNNLTPLFPFGHGLSYTTFAFSGLQVGPLSGGRATVTATVTNTGGRAGTEVAQLYVGAPADTGEPPHQLKGFQRITLAPGASGTVSFTVTAHNLAHWDTGSGNWTATAGSYQILVGDSSRHLPLTGSLANPATVVANAMD, from the coding sequence GTGAACGCACGTTCGGCACGCCCGCCGGGCTTCGCCCCGGCGCCCCGACGCACCGTCAGCACGCTGTGGACGGCGGCCCTCGCCGTCCTGGCCCTGCTCACCACCCTGCTGGTCGCGGGCACGCCCGCCGCGCAGGCCGCCCCGACGCTGCTCTCCCAGGGCCGGCCCGCCACCGCCTCGTCCGCCGAGAACGCCGGCACGCCCGCCTCGGCCGCCGTCGACGGCGACAACGGCACCCGTTGGTCCTCCGCCGCCGCCGACCCGCAGTGGCTCCAGGTCGACCTGGGCGCCGCCGCGACGCTCAGCCAGGTCGTGCTGCGCTGGGAGACCGCGGCCGCGAAGTCCTACCAGATCCAGACCTCGAACGACGGCGCCAACTGGACGAGTGTCTACTCCACCAGCACCGGCGCGGGCGGCACCGAGACGCTGAACGTCTCCGGCACCGGCCGCTACGTGCGGATGTACGGCACCGCCCGCACCACCCAGTACGGCTACTCGCTCTGGGAGTTCCAGGTGTACGGCACCGCCGGGACGGGCGGCGGGGGCGGCGCCGCCTGCGGCGCCCAGAACGCCGCACTGGACCGGCCGGTCACCGCCTCCTCCGAGCAGAGCGCCGCCTTCTCGGCCGCGGCCGCCGTGGACGGCGACGGCGGCACCCGGTGGTCCAGCGCCGCCGCCGACCCGCAGTGGCTCCAGGTCGACCTCGGTGCGGTGCTGCCGGTCTGCCGGGTCTCGCTGGCCTGGGAGGCCGCGTACGCCACGGCGTTCCAGGTGCAGGTCTCCGCCGACGGGGCGAACTGGACGAGTGTCTACTCCACCAGCACCGGCGCGGGCGGCACCGAGACGCTGAACGTCTCCGGCACCGGCCGCTACGTGCGGATGTACGGCACCGCCCGCACCACCCAGTACGGCTACTCGCTCTGGGAGTTCCAGGTGTACGGCACCGCCGGGACGGGCGGCGGGGGCGGCGCCGCCTGCGGCGCCCAGAACGCCGCACTGGACCGGCCGGTCACCGCCTCCTCCGAGCAGAGCGCCGCCTTCTCGGCCGCGGCCGCCGTGGACGGCGACGGCGGCACCCGGTGGTCCAGCGCCGCCGCCGACCCGCAGTGGCTCCAGGTCGACCTCGGTGCGGTGCTGCCGGTCTGCCGGGTCTCGCTGGCCTGGGAGGCCGCGTACGCCACGGCGTTCCAGGTGCAGGTCTCCGCCGACGGGGCGAACTGGACGAGTGTCTACTCCACCGCCACCGGCACCGGCGGCACGCAGGCGCTGGACGTCACCGGCACCGGCCGCTACGTCCGGATGTACGGCACCGCCCGGGGCACCGCGTACGGCTACTCGCTCTGGGAGTTCCAGGTCTTCACCGGCGGGGGCGGCAGCACCCCGACACCGTCCCCCACGCCCACTTCCACGGGTGGGAACGGGAGTTGCGGCACCGTCAACGCGGCGCTCGGGCACCCCGCCAGCGGCTCCTCCACCGAGGACGCCAACCCGGCGTACGACGCGTTCTACGCGACCGACGGCAGCACGCTGACCCGCTGGTCGAGCGCGGTCGGCGACCCGCAGTGGATCGTGGTCGACCTCGGCGGGAGCCTGCCGGTCTGCCAGGTGGTGCTGCAGTGGGAGAACGCCTACGCCACCGGGTTCCGGATCGAGCTGTCCGACGACAACGCCAAGTGGACGAGTGTCTACTCCACCACCGCCGGCACCGGCGGCACCCAGAAGGTCGACGTCACCGGCACCGGCCGCTACCTGCGGCTGTACACCACCGCCCGGGCCACCGGGTACGGCGTCTCGCTCTGGGAACTGGCCGTGCGCACCGTCGGCGACCGGACCGTCACCATCCCGCCGCCCGCGCCGAAGCCCGCCCCGGGCAGCTGTCCGTGGCTGAACCAGCCGAACCTGCCGGTCGCCACCCGGGTCGCCCAGCTGATGGGCGCGATGACGCAGGAGCAGAAGGACAAGATGCTGTACGGCGACGGCTCCGACGTCTACATCGGGCAGATCGCCGGGCAGCCCGAGCTGTGCATCCCCGACCTCAACCTGGAGGACGGCCCGAGCGGCGTCGGCGACGGCCTCGGCGGCGTCACCCAGTTCCCGGACGGGGAGGTGTCCGCGGCCACCTTCGACCCGGACTACGTGCACGAGTTCGGCGTCGCGGTCGGCCAGGAGTTCGCCGGCAAGGGCGTGCACGTCTCGCTCGGCCCGACGGTCAACATGGTGCGCGACCCGCGCTGGGGCCGGGCCTACGAGACCTTCGGCGAGGACCCGTACCTGAGCGGGCAGATCGCCAGTGCGGACGTCCAGGGCCTGCAGAGCCAGGGCGTGATGGCCGAGGTCAAGCACGTCGCCGCGTACAACGTCGAGCAGCCGTCCGCGCCCGGCAACGAGATCGTCGACGCCCGCACCCTGCAGGAGATCTACCTGCCCGCCTTCCAGACCGCGATCGAGAAGGGCGGCGCGGCGGCGCTGATGTGCGGCTACAGCATGGTCAACGGCGAGTACTCGTGCCAGAACCCGGCGCTGGAGAACGTCGCGATGTACCAGCAGGCGGGCTTCCAGGGGTTCATCACCTCGGACTGGGGCGGCATCCACTCCACCGTGCCGTCCGCCAACGCGGGCGAGACGGTCGAGATGCCGTTCAACGGCTTCTTCGCCGCCCCGCTGCTGCAGGCCGTCGCCGACGGCCGGGTCAGCCAGGCGACCTTCGACACCATGGTCTCCCGGGTGCTGACCCAGATGTTCCGCTTCGGCCTGTTCGACAAGGCGCCCAGCGGCTCCAAGACCGCGATCGTCGCCACCCCCGCCCACCGCGCGGTCGCCCTGCGCGGCGCCGAGGAGGGCACCGTGCTGCTCAAGAACAACGGCCTGCTGCCGCTGGACGCGAACGCGGGCCGCTCGATCGCCGTGATCGGCACCCAGGCCGGTCCCGGCACCCTCACCTCCGGCGGCGGCAGCGGCAACGCCACCAGCTCCGGCACCTACACCCCGCTGTACGGCCTCCAGCAGCGCACCGCGGGAACCGGCACCACCGTCGCCTACGACGACGGCACCGACCAGGCGGCCGCGGTCGCGCTCGCCAAGGCGTCGAACGTGGCGATCGTCTTCGCCGCCGACGACTACGGCCACGAGACGGCCGACACCGCCACCCTCGACCTGCCCGGCAACCAGAACGCGCTGATCTCGGCGGTGGCCGCGGCCAACCCGAACACCGTCGTGGTGCTCAGCGACAACTCGGCGGTCATGATGCCCTGGCTGAACCAGGTCGCGGGCGTCTTCGAGGGCTTCTACCAGGGCCAGGAGTTCGGCGAGGCCATCGCCGCGCTGCTGTTCGGCGACGTCAACCCGTCCGGGCACCTGCCGATCACCTTCCCCGCCGCGCTCTCCCAGGTCCCGGCCAACACCCCCGCCCAGTGGCCCGGCACCGGCGGCACCGTGCAGTACTCCGAGGGCCTGAAGATCGGCTACCGCTGGTACGACAGCAACAACCTCACCCCGCTCTTCCCGTTCGGCCACGGCCTGTCCTACACCACCTTCGCCTTCTCCGGCCTCCAGGTCGGCCCGCTCAGCGGCGGCCGGGCCACCGTCACCGCGACCGTCACCAACACCGGCGGCCGGGCCGGCACCGAGGTCGCCCAGCTGTACGTCGGCGCCCCCGCCGACACCGGGGAGCCCCCGCACCAGCTCAAGGGCTTCCAACGGATCACCCTGGCCCCCGGCGCGTCCGGCACCGTCAGCTTCACCGTGACGGCGCACAACCTGGCGCACTGGGACACCGGCAGCGGCAACTGGACCGCCACGGCGGGCAGTTACCAGATCCTGGTCGGCGACAGCTCCCGGCACCTACCGCTGACCGGCAGCCTCGCCAACCCGGCCACCGTCGTGGCGAACGCGATGGACTGA
- a CDS encoding S53 family peptidase translates to MRTSPAARRTTLAVAGTAALLLSAFTAAAPAGAATAPQADARGGTSWVRACDTLAHGDTMACHALRVTSTVEGVRQLGVTPNATPSGYGPGDLLSAYKLPANGGAGMTVAIVDAYNDPNAESDMAVYRAQYGLPACTKASGCFKQVNQSGGSSLPANNSGWAGEISLDLDMVSAIAPNAHIVLVEASSATMANLGTSVNTAVSLGAKFVSNSYGGGESSADTSYDSSYFNHPGVAITVSSGDSAYGAQYPAASKYVTSVGGTALKKASNTRGWSESVWLTNSTEGTGSGCSKYDAKPTWQKDTGCSKRTIADVSAVADPATGVAVYQTYGGSGWAVYGGTSAAAPIIAGVYALGGAPSSGSSPASFPYAHTSSLFDVTSGSNGSCSPSYLCTAGTGYDGPTGLGTPNGTTAFKG, encoded by the coding sequence ATGCGCACCTCCCCCGCAGCCCGCCGCACGACCCTCGCCGTCGCGGGCACCGCCGCCCTGCTCCTCTCCGCCTTCACGGCCGCCGCCCCGGCGGGCGCGGCCACCGCCCCGCAGGCGGACGCCCGGGGCGGCACGTCCTGGGTCAGGGCGTGCGACACCCTCGCCCACGGCGACACCATGGCCTGCCACGCGCTGCGCGTGACCAGCACGGTGGAGGGGGTCCGGCAGCTCGGCGTCACCCCGAACGCCACCCCGTCCGGCTACGGGCCCGGCGACCTGCTGAGCGCCTACAAGCTGCCCGCCAACGGCGGCGCCGGGATGACCGTCGCCATCGTGGACGCCTACAACGACCCGAACGCCGAGTCGGACATGGCGGTCTACCGCGCCCAGTACGGGCTGCCCGCCTGCACCAAGGCCAGCGGCTGCTTCAAGCAGGTCAACCAGAGCGGCGGCAGCAGCCTCCCGGCGAACAACTCCGGCTGGGCCGGGGAGATCTCGCTCGACCTCGACATGGTCTCCGCGATCGCCCCGAACGCCCACATCGTCCTGGTCGAGGCGAGCAGCGCGACCATGGCCAACCTCGGCACCTCGGTGAACACCGCGGTCAGCCTGGGCGCCAAGTTCGTCTCCAACAGTTACGGCGGCGGCGAGTCCTCCGCCGACACCTCCTACGACTCCTCGTACTTCAACCACCCGGGCGTCGCCATCACCGTCTCCTCCGGCGACTCCGCGTACGGCGCCCAGTACCCGGCCGCCTCCAAGTACGTCACCTCGGTCGGCGGCACCGCGCTCAAGAAGGCCTCGAACACCCGCGGCTGGTCGGAGAGCGTCTGGCTGACCAACTCCACCGAGGGCACCGGCTCCGGCTGCTCCAAGTACGACGCGAAGCCGACCTGGCAGAAGGACACCGGCTGCAGCAAGCGCACCATCGCCGACGTCTCGGCCGTCGCCGACCCGGCCACCGGCGTCGCCGTCTACCAGACCTACGGCGGCAGCGGCTGGGCGGTCTACGGCGGCACCAGCGCCGCGGCCCCGATCATCGCCGGCGTCTACGCCCTGGGCGGCGCGCCGTCCAGCGGTTCCAGCCCGGCCTCCTTCCCCTACGCCCACACCTCCTCCCTCTTCGACGTGACCTCCGGGTCGAACGGCTCCTGCTCGCCGTCCTACCTGTGCACCGCCGGCACCGGCTACGACGGCCCGACCGGCCTCGGCACCCCCAACGGCACCACCGCGTTCAAGGGCTGA
- a CDS encoding NAD(P)H-binding protein — protein MIVITGATGALNGATVDHLLERLPADEIAVAVREPARARRFADLGVEVRRGDYADPASLPGAFEGADQLLLVSASDPGADAVALHRTAIDAAAAAGVGRILYTSHQGAHPDSAFKPARDHAATELLLAGSGVPWTALRNGFYAHSLARLLGPWRETGTITVPADGPVSWTARADAAEAAAAVLADPGAHDGPVTLTAPEAPTFQQVAELAGELSGRPVRCVTVAPEDWVAGQVAQGTPEFMARFTLGIYLAAAQGRFAGTDPLLPALLPRAPRTVRDLLAAA, from the coding sequence ATGATCGTCATCACCGGGGCCACCGGCGCGCTGAACGGCGCCACCGTCGACCACCTGCTGGAACGCCTCCCCGCCGACGAGATCGCGGTCGCCGTCCGCGAGCCCGCCCGGGCCCGGCGGTTCGCCGACCTCGGCGTCGAGGTCCGCCGCGGCGACTACGCCGATCCGGCCTCCCTGCCCGGCGCCTTCGAGGGCGCCGACCAGCTGCTGCTGGTCTCCGCCAGCGACCCGGGCGCGGACGCCGTCGCCCTGCACCGCACCGCGATCGACGCCGCCGCGGCGGCCGGCGTCGGCCGCATCCTCTACACCAGCCACCAGGGCGCCCACCCCGACAGCGCGTTCAAGCCCGCCCGCGACCACGCCGCGACCGAACTCCTGCTCGCCGGCTCCGGCGTGCCCTGGACCGCGCTGCGCAACGGCTTCTACGCCCACAGCCTGGCCCGGCTCCTCGGACCCTGGCGGGAGACCGGCACCATCACCGTCCCCGCCGACGGCCCGGTCTCCTGGACCGCCCGCGCGGACGCCGCCGAGGCCGCCGCCGCCGTGCTCGCCGACCCCGGCGCCCACGACGGCCCGGTCACCCTCACCGCCCCCGAGGCCCCCACCTTCCAGCAGGTCGCCGAGCTCGCCGGCGAACTCTCCGGCCGCCCCGTCCGCTGCGTCACGGTCGCCCCCGAGGACTGGGTCGCCGGTCAAGTCGCCCAGGGCACACCGGAGTTCATGGCCCGCTTCACCCTCGGCATCTACCTGGCCGCCGCCCAGGGCCGCTTCGCCGGCACCGACCCGCTGCTGCCCGCCCTGCTCCCCCGCGCCCCGCGCACCGTCCGCGACCTGCTCGCCGCCGCCTGA
- a CDS encoding TetR/AcrR family transcriptional regulator, giving the protein MNDAGPRPPQTSRDAVRTRLVEVAAQLLAAEGPDAVTTRSVALAAGVQAPTIYRLFGDKDGLLQAVAEHGYAVYTARKPPVDADEDPVRGLRAGWDLHIGFGLVNPALFRLMHTTAPGPDGRSAADAGVRILRQRVARVARAGRLKVPERRAVDLIRAAGTGVVLTLIDQPEADRDTTLSDLAWEAVRAAVLADPQELALSVPATAAVTLRAALPAIEGFTPHESALFGDWLERVAGT; this is encoded by the coding sequence GTGAACGATGCCGGTCCCCGCCCCCCGCAGACCTCGCGCGACGCCGTGCGCACCCGGCTGGTCGAGGTCGCCGCCCAACTCCTCGCCGCCGAGGGCCCCGACGCGGTCACCACCCGCTCGGTGGCGCTCGCCGCGGGCGTCCAGGCGCCCACCATCTACCGCCTCTTCGGCGACAAGGACGGCCTGCTGCAGGCCGTCGCCGAACACGGCTACGCCGTCTACACGGCGCGCAAGCCCCCGGTCGACGCGGACGAGGACCCGGTGCGCGGCCTGCGCGCCGGCTGGGACCTGCACATCGGCTTCGGACTGGTCAACCCGGCCCTGTTCCGGCTGATGCACACCACGGCGCCGGGCCCGGACGGGCGGTCCGCCGCCGACGCCGGGGTGCGGATACTGCGGCAGCGGGTCGCCCGGGTCGCCCGGGCCGGACGGCTGAAGGTCCCCGAGCGGCGCGCCGTCGACCTGATCCGGGCGGCCGGCACCGGCGTCGTCCTCACCCTGATCGACCAGCCCGAGGCGGACCGCGACACCACCCTGTCCGACCTGGCCTGGGAGGCCGTCCGGGCCGCCGTCCTGGCCGACCCCCAGGAACTCGCCCTCTCCGTCCCGGCCACCGCCGCGGTGACCCTGCGCGCCGCCCTGCCCGCGATCGAGGGGTTCACCCCGCACGAGAGCGCCCTGTTCGGCGACTGGCTGGAGCGCGTCGCCGGCACCTGA